A window of Rhipicephalus microplus isolate Deutch F79 chromosome X, USDA_Rmic, whole genome shotgun sequence genomic DNA:
ggctgtcttcgcagtcttttgatagttttccgctgtgctgctactttggcttgcagatgtttaatggtttgcttgtacttcattgatggagacattgtcgctggcacataggaacgcactgcaataaacaaaaaaaatggatgtaaaagcgaagaacaactaatcccatacgagcactttcctcgctctttcagacccaaggtgcacaactttctgcggtgcaaagttttcgattccactacctaaaaacaaaccattcacaatgttgacaatgcacaaaaaaaatgaaaatcactgagagcccacaattacattttgtaagtgcacacgtagtgtccttttgaggatagtttcctcagaatgtcctaaacataaaatagcacattaaaaacagctgcaataaaagcacagtcaccattttctctagggcactcaggcgtggagctgttggtggagacgtcttctggagggtcttgtgatgcttgttcagtgcctcggacagtgctgtcagaacaatcttgcgagcagcctgcggaagtctctatatcaatccactctggtgttgaagtgaacatacaacttaccggtcacacaagttccttttctGACAGCTGAACGAATGGTTAaagttttctccggcaagacgaaatcagcagaagttctttcaccagctacaagggagctgccaccctcagaggtttggtcaacattcaatttgggtaaaaaaaaagaaatcgcgacactgaacgcaccttgctcatcggggcacctcaatgtgtaggagccgctttttgaagcctctaccgcaggtcctgaagaaatgaaattacgacaatgtgtcagtaagaggcttaaaataacacaaactgaagctcatccgcaccttgcagtgcagcttctgcagccatgtcacagtcactacttgaagcgacgctcagagaacctgcatatatgtgcagttggtacaagttacagagcttgtagcatggggaaacttaaacagctctttcagacgcataaattggtcgaacaaggaagaaaagagaaggcaccaactaggaaacaagtatttgtgatttttggaattatcaacagtgctagctttcactgatgaaaggtatacgtacatgtgcacttgggcttgaagataacgtgaaatagccctttaaagtctttgaaaacaagttgcgcaggtcaagagcatcaaaaaacgacagaaatgtaaagctgctgttaggaaggtaatagcccacaattcacaaaatttaagacttcccaagtgttacttctatagtgaggtttctccatcggctacaaagatcttcgcggttaactgtcgccactgattcaatacaagtggctgctattgcacatattt
This region includes:
- the LOC142777183 gene encoding uncharacterized protein LOC142777183 isoform X1, coding for MPSGGPSYGSYCCVSWCFNNGKTHKKPGTSFFHIPQDGRMRAWMQYAGRDDLLSKPASLLYATYRVCSDHFTAQSFMDPGHTRLTRMAVPSVQPAAPCSLSVASSSDCDMAAEAALQGPAVEASKSGSYTLRCPDEQGAFSVAISFFLPKLNVDQTSEGGSSLVAGERTSADFVLPEKTLTIRSAVRKGTCVTGCSQDCSDSTVRGTEQASQDPPEDVSTNSSTPECPRENVRSYVPATMSPSMKYKQTIKHLQAKVAAQRKTIKRLRRQPHQDPSSTSKALGVIRPHVTEEVFKLLSAHVRLRPKRKGKRFPVWFKKFALHLNFHCLITHLN
- the LOC142777183 gene encoding uncharacterized protein LOC142777183 isoform X2; the protein is MPSGGPSYGSYCCVSWCFNNGKTHKKPGTSFFHIPQDGRMRAWMQYAGRDDLLSKPASLLYATYRVCSDHFTAQSFMDPGHTRLTRMAVPSVQPAAPCSLSVASSSDCDMAAEAALQGPAVEASKSGSYTLRCPDEQGAFSVAISFFLPKLNVDQTSEGGSSLVAGERTSADFVLPEKTLTIRSAVRKGTCVTGCSQDCSDSTVRGTEQASQDPPEDVSTNSSTPECPRENGDCAFIAAVFNVLFYV